The following proteins come from a genomic window of Corynebacterium sp. P4-C1:
- the nadD gene encoding nicotinate-nucleotide adenylyltransferase: protein MGGTFDPIHNGHLVAASEVADVFGLEEVVFVPTGEPWQKADRRVSDAEDRYLMTVIATASNPRFHVSRVDIDRGGPTYTVDTLTDIAELYPDDDLFFITGADALASIMSWHDWEKMFDLAEFVGVTRPGYELAEDMLPEVQRGRTHLIKIPAMAISSTDCRERASQGRPVWYLVPDGVVQYIAKNEMYANWPD from the coding sequence ATGGGTGGCACCTTCGACCCGATCCATAACGGCCACCTTGTCGCCGCGAGCGAAGTCGCGGATGTCTTCGGCCTCGAAGAGGTCGTGTTCGTGCCTACGGGGGAGCCGTGGCAGAAAGCGGACCGGCGTGTGTCGGACGCCGAGGACCGTTACCTGATGACGGTGATCGCCACCGCCTCCAACCCGCGCTTCCATGTCTCCCGCGTCGATATCGACCGCGGCGGCCCGACCTACACCGTGGACACCCTCACGGACATTGCCGAGCTGTACCCGGACGACGACTTGTTCTTCATCACCGGCGCCGACGCGTTGGCCTCCATCATGTCGTGGCACGACTGGGAGAAGATGTTCGACCTCGCCGAATTCGTCGGTGTCACGCGGCCGGGGTACGAGCTGGCGGAGGACATGCTGCCGGAAGTGCAGCGCGGACGCACCCACCTGATCAAGATTCCGGCCATGGCGATCTCTTCGACCGACTGCCGCGAGCGCGCGTCCCAGGGGCGCCCCGTGTGGTACTTGGTGCCAGACGGGGTGGTGCAGTACATCGCCAAGAACGAGATGTACGCCAATTGGCCAGACTGA
- the rsfS gene encoding ribosome silencing factor → MTASDTARELAVVAAKAADEKLGRDIAVIDVTDVMAITDIFVVVSADNERQVAAIVEEVEDELTKAGAEPKRREGNREFRWVLLDYGMFVVHVQRDAEREFYGLDRLYADCPLIEVEGIEPPARPGQFADGANVRGLEDIDDLPLAGEGPANDDL, encoded by the coding sequence TTGACTGCTTCGGACACCGCCCGGGAATTGGCCGTCGTCGCCGCGAAAGCTGCCGACGAGAAGCTCGGCCGCGACATTGCCGTTATCGACGTCACAGACGTTATGGCCATCACTGATATTTTTGTCGTCGTTTCCGCCGACAACGAGCGCCAGGTGGCTGCCATCGTCGAGGAAGTCGAGGACGAGTTGACCAAGGCGGGCGCGGAGCCGAAACGCCGCGAGGGCAACCGTGAATTCCGCTGGGTGTTGCTGGATTACGGCATGTTCGTCGTGCACGTGCAGCGCGACGCCGAGCGCGAATTCTACGGACTGGACCGTCTCTACGCGGACTGCCCCCTCATCGAGGTCGAGGGAATCGAGCCGCCGGCGCGCCCCGGCCAATTCGCCGACGGCGCGAATGTGCGCGGGCTCGAGGACATCGACGACTTGCCGCTCGCCGGCGAGGGCCCCGCGAACGACGACCTGTAG
- a CDS encoding histidine phosphatase family protein, which produces MSRRLIMMRHGETTYNAGRRMQGQLDTPLSDVGLTQAHAAAEWVAGMGITKIVSSDLSRARTTAEIIGKKLDLEVELEPRLRETHLGTWQGMTHDEVDGAFSGARAAWRHNPAWAPPEGESRLDVAERARPVVDKLMLDDAWDGATILLVAHGGTISALTSNLLGLAHSQYPLLKGLGNTNTSQLSARPRLGGDGSWDDPQWYLEAWNQGAAR; this is translated from the coding sequence ATGAGCCGACGTTTGATCATGATGCGGCACGGCGAGACCACGTACAACGCTGGTCGCCGCATGCAGGGACAGTTGGACACGCCGCTTTCCGATGTCGGTCTGACTCAAGCCCACGCCGCCGCCGAATGGGTCGCGGGCATGGGAATCACCAAAATCGTGTCGTCCGATCTGAGCCGCGCCCGCACCACAGCCGAGATTATCGGAAAGAAGCTGGATCTCGAGGTGGAACTTGAGCCGCGCCTGCGTGAAACCCACTTGGGCACGTGGCAGGGAATGACGCACGACGAGGTAGACGGCGCGTTCAGCGGAGCCCGCGCGGCCTGGCGCCATAATCCGGCGTGGGCGCCGCCGGAGGGGGAGTCGCGGCTGGATGTGGCGGAAAGAGCGCGTCCGGTCGTCGATAAGCTCATGCTTGACGACGCCTGGGACGGTGCCACTATCCTCCTCGTCGCGCACGGCGGTACCATCTCGGCGCTGACGTCGAACCTGCTGGGGCTTGCGCACTCGCAATACCCCCTGCTCAAAGGGCTGGGGAACACGAACACCTCGCAGCTGTCTGCGCGCCCGCGTCTCGGCGGTGACGGCTCGTGGGACGACCCGCAGTGGTACCTCGAGGCGTGGAACCAGGGGGCCGCGCGCTGA
- a CDS encoding DegV family protein has translation MAVRVVTDSSSGIPAKLAEELDITVLDLHVLEDEEASTSGLSALELAAAYARQLERGGDDGIVALHLSKRLSSTWSAAVSASAVFDDAVRVVDTDSAGMAVGAAAIAAASFARAGADLDGCAAAAEAALAMSETWLYLRQLDDMRKSGRLSATTAMLSAALLATKPILRVNDGKLELAIKTRTQSKAFSKLVSHVVDRADGMPVAAAVQYSGDADNAATLKELLEEALVSGSSVHLTPLTDAVAAHTGEGAIGLSVFYTTPAKD, from the coding sequence ATGGCAGTCCGCGTCGTCACTGATTCATCGTCGGGTATTCCGGCGAAACTGGCAGAAGAACTGGATATCACCGTCCTCGACCTGCATGTGCTCGAGGACGAGGAAGCATCCACCTCCGGGCTCTCGGCGCTCGAGCTCGCTGCTGCCTACGCCCGACAGTTGGAGCGCGGTGGCGACGACGGGATCGTGGCCCTCCACCTGTCGAAGCGCCTCTCCTCGACCTGGTCTGCGGCGGTGAGTGCGTCGGCCGTGTTCGACGATGCTGTTCGCGTCGTTGACACCGACTCCGCAGGCATGGCGGTGGGGGCGGCGGCGATTGCCGCGGCGTCCTTCGCGCGCGCCGGGGCCGACCTCGACGGGTGCGCCGCAGCCGCGGAAGCCGCCCTCGCCATGTCGGAGACCTGGCTGTACCTGCGGCAGCTCGACGACATGCGCAAGTCCGGCCGCCTCTCCGCGACGACCGCTATGCTGTCCGCCGCGCTGCTGGCCACGAAGCCCATCCTGCGGGTCAACGACGGCAAGCTCGAACTGGCGATCAAGACCCGCACGCAGTCGAAGGCGTTCTCGAAGCTCGTCTCCCATGTCGTCGACCGCGCCGACGGCATGCCTGTCGCCGCCGCCGTGCAGTACAGCGGCGACGCGGACAACGCGGCAACGCTGAAAGAATTGCTGGAAGAAGCACTCGTCAGCGGTTCGTCCGTCCACCTCACCCCGCTCACCGACGCAGTGGCCGCCCACACCGGTGAAGGCGCAATCGGGCTATCGGTGTTCTACACCACGCCGGCGAAGGACTAG
- a CDS encoding helix-hairpin-helix domain-containing protein: MNVSQRLAELTRPTGEEDLMAVDYPEPRISVPPKHAAAAVGAVLVLVAGWFLIRGDTAPEPEWEHTQAQAPTAEIVVSVVGAVAAPGLVTLDDGARIADALDHAQPLPEADLISLNLAQVLADGQQIVVQKQGEAPAGSSDGGSSGISLNSASAQELTELPGVGEATAAAIVAHRESIGTFSSIEQLLDVKGIGPAKFDAIKDLVSL, translated from the coding sequence ATGAACGTATCGCAGCGTCTCGCCGAACTCACCCGCCCGACTGGGGAAGAAGACCTGATGGCGGTGGACTACCCCGAACCCCGAATTTCTGTCCCGCCGAAACATGCCGCCGCGGCCGTCGGCGCCGTACTCGTGCTCGTCGCCGGATGGTTCCTCATACGCGGGGACACCGCGCCGGAGCCCGAGTGGGAGCACACCCAAGCCCAAGCCCCGACCGCCGAAATCGTCGTCTCAGTCGTCGGTGCCGTGGCCGCGCCGGGACTGGTCACCCTCGACGACGGTGCGCGCATCGCCGATGCCCTCGACCACGCCCAGCCGCTCCCGGAGGCGGACTTGATCAGCCTCAACCTTGCTCAAGTGCTTGCCGACGGCCAGCAGATCGTCGTCCAGAAACAAGGAGAGGCGCCCGCGGGGAGCAGCGACGGCGGCAGCAGCGGAATCTCTCTCAACTCGGCGTCCGCGCAGGAACTCACTGAACTTCCGGGTGTGGGGGAGGCGACGGCGGCGGCGATCGTGGCGCACCGCGAATCCATCGGCACCTTCAGCAGCATCGAGCAGCTTCTCGACGTCAAGGGCATCGGCCCCGCCAAATTCGACGCCATCAAAGATCTGGTCAGTCTCTGA
- a CDS encoding ComEC/Rec2 family competence protein, giving the protein MGELRLVPAAAAVWAAALAVILAGPLWAVGTIAAFAAACALLREYGQAILSGGIGACSAAVAWARRTLAETAEFGGAITGTVSGAPKQLDTAGNWIVNVNVEGYPVPVPVFAEDIPDGIVAGTTVTVDGTASESTRPGLGTVTFNGDVETVAPPEGFAAFAAAVRERFAGAVEASVGEHAQGLIPGMVLGDVSMQSAEEQQSYIDTGLSHLSAVSGANCMYVATAALLIARACRLGLRGQLLAAGTALLVYAGLVGPEPSVLRATVSGLVGFTAVICSARAEPIHVLCLAVIGLILVDSDLAVNYAFALSTAATAGIVAISPLIYRALAPLGWPDIVGKAVAVAVAADVATAPIIAGMAGRVSLVAVIANVLVAPVVGAVTVLGMAAAILAQFHHLLAAPLLWIIQPLAGWIRTVADSADHLPATTVQARPAVVAVFYGWVIAGFIASRPRATVAAAALVVGIAMVGEVERVDVDKRHPHVVDSEAEIEPIPPGTTVVVVRDGHRDRPTVTQDGIPVIYP; this is encoded by the coding sequence ATGGGGGAGCTCCGCCTGGTGCCTGCCGCGGCGGCGGTGTGGGCTGCCGCCTTGGCCGTCATTCTCGCCGGCCCGCTGTGGGCGGTGGGAACCATAGCGGCGTTCGCCGCCGCGTGCGCCCTGCTGCGCGAATACGGCCAGGCGATTCTCTCCGGCGGCATCGGCGCGTGCTCCGCCGCCGTGGCATGGGCCCGCCGCACGCTCGCCGAAACAGCTGAATTCGGCGGCGCCATCACAGGCACAGTCAGCGGTGCCCCGAAGCAGCTCGACACGGCCGGTAACTGGATCGTCAACGTCAACGTGGAGGGCTACCCGGTCCCCGTGCCCGTCTTCGCGGAGGATATCCCAGACGGCATTGTCGCCGGCACCACCGTGACAGTGGACGGCACCGCCTCCGAATCGACACGCCCCGGCCTCGGGACCGTGACCTTCAACGGGGATGTGGAAACGGTGGCGCCCCCAGAAGGCTTCGCGGCTTTCGCGGCGGCTGTGCGGGAACGTTTCGCCGGAGCGGTGGAAGCGTCGGTGGGCGAGCATGCCCAAGGTCTCATTCCGGGAATGGTGCTGGGAGATGTGTCGATGCAGTCGGCGGAGGAGCAGCAGTCCTACATCGACACCGGCCTGAGCCACCTGAGTGCGGTGAGCGGCGCGAACTGCATGTACGTCGCCACCGCGGCGCTGCTCATCGCGCGGGCATGCCGGCTCGGACTGCGTGGGCAGCTTCTCGCGGCGGGAACCGCCCTGCTGGTCTATGCGGGCCTCGTCGGCCCGGAACCCAGCGTGCTGCGGGCGACAGTTTCAGGGCTCGTCGGCTTCACGGCGGTCATCTGCTCGGCCCGCGCCGAACCCATCCATGTGCTGTGCCTAGCGGTGATTGGCCTGATCCTCGTGGACTCCGACCTCGCGGTCAACTACGCATTCGCCCTCTCCACCGCGGCGACTGCGGGCATCGTGGCCATTTCACCGCTGATCTACCGTGCGTTGGCGCCGCTCGGTTGGCCCGACATCGTGGGCAAAGCGGTCGCGGTGGCGGTTGCCGCGGATGTGGCCACAGCGCCGATCATCGCGGGCATGGCGGGCAGGGTCTCGCTGGTCGCCGTCATCGCCAACGTGCTCGTGGCTCCCGTCGTCGGGGCCGTCACAGTGCTGGGCATGGCCGCTGCGATTCTGGCGCAGTTCCACCACCTTCTGGCCGCGCCGTTGCTGTGGATCATCCAGCCGCTCGCCGGGTGGATCCGCACCGTCGCGGATTCGGCCGACCACCTTCCCGCCACTACGGTCCAGGCACGTCCGGCAGTGGTGGCGGTGTTCTACGGCTGGGTCATCGCAGGCTTCATCGCGTCGCGCCCGCGGGCCACGGTGGCCGCGGCAGCGCTCGTCGTGGGGATTGCGATGGTGGGGGAGGTGGAACGTGTGGACGTCGATAAGCGGCATCCGCACGTCGTCGATTCCGAAGCCGAGATCGAGCCCATCCCGCCCGGAACCACCGTCGTGGTGGTGCGCGACGGGCATCGGGACCGGCCTACCGTCACGCAGGACGGCATCCCCGTGATCTATCCGTAG
- the holA gene encoding DNA polymerase III subunit delta, which translates to MTGMMSPVHFVVGEDEFLAERAMQSIIDEAGPAAEVTKLRAGEVTASELAQATSPSLFAEERVVVVTNTELAGKEPTELLLQAAVDPAPGMTLVIVHSGKGRNKSYVPKFSKAAEVHEAKTLNQRERQSWVTSEFRRRGVRPTPDVIGALLESVGSDLRELASAIEQLVEDTEGEITVSAVRAYYTGVAEVSGFDIADQAVAGRTDRALASTRRALQLGISPVAITAALANKVGDIAKLYQTRGNPDQIARTVGMHPFVAKKTMQVARNWSGHAVSEAVIIVAELDAVVKGQGGDPEFAVEDAVRRIAQLA; encoded by the coding sequence ATGACCGGCATGATGAGTCCGGTCCACTTCGTCGTCGGCGAAGATGAGTTTCTCGCCGAGCGCGCCATGCAGAGCATCATCGACGAAGCTGGCCCCGCCGCGGAAGTGACCAAACTGCGCGCCGGGGAAGTGACCGCCTCCGAGCTTGCGCAGGCAACGAGCCCGTCGCTGTTCGCTGAAGAGCGCGTTGTGGTGGTCACCAACACCGAACTTGCCGGAAAAGAACCGACGGAGCTGCTCCTGCAGGCCGCCGTCGACCCCGCGCCGGGCATGACCCTCGTGATCGTGCACAGCGGCAAAGGCCGCAACAAGTCGTACGTGCCGAAATTCAGCAAAGCTGCCGAAGTGCACGAAGCGAAAACACTCAACCAGAGGGAAAGGCAAAGCTGGGTCACGTCAGAATTCCGCCGCCGCGGGGTGCGCCCCACCCCGGACGTGATCGGGGCACTGCTGGAATCGGTCGGATCGGACCTCCGTGAACTTGCATCCGCGATCGAGCAGCTCGTCGAGGACACCGAAGGGGAAATCACCGTTTCGGCCGTGCGCGCCTACTACACAGGCGTGGCGGAGGTCTCCGGCTTCGACATCGCGGACCAGGCGGTCGCGGGTCGCACCGACCGCGCGTTGGCCAGTACCCGCCGCGCCCTCCAACTCGGGATCAGTCCGGTCGCCATCACGGCGGCGTTGGCCAACAAAGTCGGCGACATCGCGAAGCTGTACCAGACCCGCGGCAATCCCGACCAGATTGCGCGGACGGTGGGGATGCACCCGTTCGTCGCGAAGAAAACAATGCAGGTGGCCCGCAACTGGTCCGGCCACGCCGTCAGCGAGGCGGTGATCATCGTCGCCGAACTCGACGCCGTGGTCAAAGGTCAGGGCGGCGACCCCGAATTCGCAGTTGAGGATGCTGTCCGGCGCATTGCCCAACTCGCGTGA
- a CDS encoding ankyrin repeat domain-containing protein, whose amino-acid sequence MCVSVTEIPADVQEFATRLFNMARSGDTTLLDYVDQGVAVDMTNQDGNTFLMLASYSGHVELVKGLIERGADVNKLNDRGQAPLAGVVFKKEDALIDVLLDAGADPTAGTPDAIATAKMFERDDLVEKMSK is encoded by the coding sequence ATGTGCGTCAGCGTGACTGAGATTCCCGCAGACGTGCAAGAATTCGCCACCCGCCTGTTCAACATGGCGCGCTCCGGCGACACGACCTTGTTGGATTACGTCGACCAGGGCGTCGCCGTGGACATGACCAACCAGGACGGCAACACGTTCCTCATGCTCGCGTCCTACTCCGGCCATGTTGAGCTGGTCAAAGGCCTCATCGAGCGTGGCGCGGACGTGAACAAGCTCAACGACCGCGGCCAGGCGCCGCTCGCGGGCGTTGTGTTCAAGAAGGAGGACGCGCTTATCGACGTCCTCCTTGACGCCGGTGCCGACCCCACCGCCGGAACCCCCGACGCGATCGCCACGGCGAAGATGTTCGAGCGCGACGACCTCGTGGAGAAGATGAGCAAGTGA
- a CDS encoding LysE family translocator, with protein MNPADLAAIVLLNLAGAATPGPDIVLLTRLATRSRRHAIAATLGIYVGAFFWITLTVLGAAAVLTAFPWLLELIQVAGGSWIMFMGYTTARQGWRDRENPPLDLDDAEDRLGTTRDSFIKGLTTNLSNPKIVLFLAALVAPLLPPSPSIGTAAVVIFALWFTAFLLFISFSLVVSTNRVRRRLFSAGPYIDMGAGGFFIAAGTFLVVRGIVGLGS; from the coding sequence GTGAATCCCGCGGACCTCGCGGCGATCGTTCTCCTCAACCTGGCCGGTGCAGCCACCCCTGGGCCAGATATTGTCCTGCTCACGCGCCTGGCAACACGTTCACGCCGGCATGCCATCGCGGCGACGCTGGGGATCTACGTCGGGGCGTTCTTCTGGATCACCCTGACGGTTCTCGGTGCCGCGGCTGTTCTGACCGCGTTCCCGTGGTTGCTGGAGCTGATCCAAGTTGCCGGCGGCTCCTGGATCATGTTCATGGGCTACACCACCGCGCGCCAGGGGTGGAGGGACCGCGAAAACCCGCCGCTGGACCTCGATGACGCGGAGGACCGGTTGGGCACGACGCGCGACAGCTTCATCAAGGGGTTGACCACGAACCTGTCGAACCCGAAGATCGTGCTGTTCCTTGCGGCGCTGGTCGCGCCGCTGCTGCCGCCGAGTCCCAGCATTGGCACCGCCGCCGTCGTGATTTTCGCGCTGTGGTTCACGGCATTCCTGCTGTTTATCAGCTTCAGCTTGGTCGTGTCCACCAACCGTGTGCGCCGCCGCCTGTTCAGCGCCGGGCCCTATATCGACATGGGTGCCGGCGGTTTCTTCATCGCCGCCGGTACCTTCCTGGTCGTGCGCGGAATCGTCGGTTTGGGCTCCTAA